The Fragaria vesca subsp. vesca unplaced genomic scaffold, FraVesHawaii_1.0 scf0513038, whole genome shotgun sequence genome has a window encoding:
- the LOC101307455 gene encoding F-box/kelch-repeat protein SKIP6-like, with product MCNDKNNLLISDHYHPIFSVLSKPIRSLLSSHFFFTTRSLLNSAQHLLYLSLRSSDHHSTWFALYQNPNPLNAAARLLVPIPPISIPSVRAAYAFVGSSIYVLDESVNDTLSNNVWILDYRFHTWRSGSSMLVACEFSAAGVVDGRVYVRDRRLRDRLVDRSECWAEALDRSTGC from the coding sequence ATGtgtaatgacaaaaataaccttTTAATCTCAGACCACTACCACCCAATCTTCTCAGTCCTATCCAAACCCATTcgctctctcctctcctcacATTTTTTCTTCACCACCCGCTCCCTCCTCAACTCTGCCCAACACCTCCTCTACCTCTCCCTCCGCTCCTCGGACCACCACTCCACTTGGTTCGCCCTCTACCAAAACCCCAACCCCCTCAACGCTGCCGCTCGCCTCCTCGTCCCGATCCCTCCCATCTCTATCCCCTCCGTCAGGGCCGCCTACGCCTTCGTCGGTTCTTCAATCTATGTCCTCGATGAGTCCGTCAACGACACACTGTCCAATAATGTATGGATCCTCGACTACCGCTTCCACACGTGGCGCTCCGGGTCGTCGATGCTGGTGGCGTGTGAGTTTTCCGCGGCAGGGGTTGTGGACGGGAGAGTGTACGTACGTGATCGGCGATTGCGTGACAGACTCGTGGACAGGTCGGAGTGTTGGGCCGAGGCTTTGGATCGGAGTACGGGTTGCTAG